Proteins encoded within one genomic window of Bos indicus x Bos taurus breed Angus x Brahman F1 hybrid chromosome 18, Bos_hybrid_MaternalHap_v2.0, whole genome shotgun sequence:
- the ADM5 gene encoding putative adrenomedullin-5-like protein, with translation MTAHILLLLLVASSILGDPDSAGRRSQPQVSQQRGRLCSLGTCQTHRLPEIIYWLRSASTKEPSGKAGRKPQDPHSYGRRRRREARVPLRFQDPSLRQGQRNAHLAG, from the exons ATGACCGCCCACATTCTCTTGCTGTTGCTCGTCGCCTCCTCCATCCTGGGGGACCCGGACTCGGCGGGCAG GCGGTCCCAGCCCCAGGTCTCCCAGCAGCGCGGGCGCCTCTGTTCCCTGGGCACGTGCCAGACCCACCGCCTGCCAGAGATCATATACTGGCTCCGGTCTGCCTCCACCAAGGAGCCCTCAGGGAAGGCTGGCCGCAAGCCTCAGGATCCCCACAGCTACGGGCGCCGCCGGCGGCGCGAGGCCAGAGTCCCGCTACGTTTCCAGGACCCCAGCCTGCGGCAAGGCCAGCGCAATGCCCACCTCGCTGGCTGA
- the PRMT1 gene encoding protein arginine N-methyltransferase 1 isoform X3 yields the protein MVSCGQAESSEKPNAEDMTSKDYYFDSYAHFGIHEEMLKDEVRTLTYRNSMFHNRHLFKDKVVLDVGSGTGILCMFAAKAGARKVIGIECSSISDYAVKIVKANKLDHVVTIIKGKVEEVELPVEKVDIIISEWMGYCLFYESMLNTVLYARDKWLAPDGLIFPDRATLYVTAIEDRQYKDYKIHWWENVYGFDMSCIKDVAIKEPLVDVVDPKQLVTNACLIKEVDIYTVKVEDLTFTSPFCLQVKRNDYVHALVAYFNIEFTRCHKRTGFSTSPESPYTHWKQTVFYMEDYLTVKTGEEIFGTIGMRPNAKNNRDLDFTIDLDFKGQLCELSCSTDYRMR from the exons ATG gtctcctgtggcCAGGCAGAAAGCAGCGAGAAGCCCAACGCTGAGGACATGACGTCCAAAGATTACTACTTTGACTCCTACGCTCACTTCGGCATCCACGAG gaaatgctgaaagatgaGGTCCGCACCCTCACATACCGCAACTCCATGTTTCACAACCGGCACCTTTTCAAAGACAAGGTGGTGCTGGACGTGGGCTCGGGTACAGGGATCCTCTGCATGTTTGCCGCCAAGGCTGGGGCCCGCAAGGTCATCGGG ATCGAGTGTTCCAGTATCTCTGATTATGCGGTGAAGATCGTCAAAGCCAACAAGTTAGACCATG TGGTGACCATCATCAAGGGGAAGGTGGAGGAGGTGGAGCTCCCAGTGGAGAAGGTGGACATCATCATCAGCGAGTGGATGGGCTACTGCCTCTTCTACGAGTCGATGCTCAACACTGTGCTCTATGCCCGAGACAAGTGGCTG GCACCCGATGGCCTCATCTTCCCAGATCGAGCCACGCTGTACGTGACGGCCATCGAGGACCGGCAGTACAAAGACTACAAGATCCACT GGTGGGAGAATGTGTACGGCTTCGACATGTCTTGCATCAAAGACGTGGCCATCAAGGAGCCCCTGGTGGATGTGGTGGACCCCAAGCAGCTGGTCACCAATGCCTGCCTCATCAAG GAGGTGGACATCTACACAGTCAAGGTGGAAGACCTGACCTTCACCTCCCCCTTCTGCCTGCAAGTGAAGCGGAACGACTACGTGCACGCCCTGGTGGCCTACTTCAACATCGAGTTCACCCGCTGCCACAAGAGGACCGGCTTCTCCACCA gccccgAGTCCCCCTACACTCACTGGAAGCAGACAGTGTTCTACATGGAGGACTACCTGACGGTGAAGACAGGCGAGGAGATCTTTGGCACCATTGGCATGCGGCCCAACGCCAAGAACAAC CGTGACCTGGACTTCACCATCGACCTGGACTTCAAGGGCCAGCTGTGTGAGCTCTCCTGCTCCACTGACTACCGGATGCGCTGA
- the BCL2L12 gene encoding bcl-2-like protein 12 codes for MAGSEELGLREDTLRVLAAFLRRGEAVGSPIPTPPRSPAQEEPTDFLSRLRRCLPCSLRRGAVPPESSRPCSLPLRPCYGSEPGPATPDFYALVAQRLEQLVQEQLRSPPSPELQGPAPTEKEALLRKLVALLEEEAEVINQKLASDPALQRKLARLSASSFSRLVELFSSRDVSPRPSQALPCPGPPPPSPEPLARLALAMELSRRVAGLGGTLAGLSVEHVHSFAPWIQAHGGWEGILAVSPVDLNLPLD; via the exons ATGGCGGGCTCGGAAGAGCTGGGGCTCCGGGAGGACACGCTGAGGGTCCTAGCTGCCTTCCTTAGGCGGGGTGAGGCTGTGGGGTCTCCCATTCCGACCCCACCCAG GAGCCCTGCCCAGGAGGAGCCAACAGACTTCCTGAGCCGCCTTCGAAGATGTCTTCCCTGCTCCCTGAGGCGAGGAGCCGTTCCCCCTGAGTCCTCTCGGCCTTGCTCCCTGCCACTCCGGCCCTGCTATGGTTCAGAGCCTG GCCCTGCTACCCCAGATTTCTatgccctggtggcccagcggctGGAACAGCTGGTGCAAGAGCAACTGAGATCCCCACCTAGTCCAG AATTACAGGGTCCCGCACCCACAGAGAAGGAAGCCCTGCTGCGAAAACTGGTCGCCTTGCTGGAAGAGGAGGCAGAAGTCATCAACCAGAAG cTGGCTTCAGACCCAGCCTTACAGCGCAAACTGGCGCGCCTCTCTGCCAGTTCCTTCAGCCGCCTAGTGGAACTCTTCTCTAGCCGAGATGTCAGCCCTCGCCCAAGCCAAGCATTACCGTGCCCTGGGCCTCCGCCACCTTCCCCGGAACCCCTGGCCCGCCTGGCCCTGGCTATGGAGCTGAGCCGGCGCGTGGCTGGGCTGGGGGGCACCTTGGCCGGACTCAGTGTAGAGCATGTGCACAGCTTCGCGCCCTGGATCCAGGCCCATGGGGGCTGG GAGGGCATCTTGGCAGTTTCACCCGTGGACTTGAACTTACCCTTGGACTGA
- the PRMT1 gene encoding protein arginine N-methyltransferase 1 isoform X2: MAAAEAANCIMEVSCGQAESSEKPNAEDMTSKDYYFDSYAHFGIHEEMLKDEVRTLTYRNSMFHNRHLFKDKVVLDVGSGTGILCMFAAKAGARKVIGIECSSISDYAVKIVKANKLDHVVTIIKGKVEEVELPVEKVDIIISEWMGYCLFYESMLNTVLYARDKWLAPDGLIFPDRATLYVTAIEDRQYKDYKIHWWENVYGFDMSCIKDVAIKEPLVDVVDPKQLVTNACLIKEVDIYTVKVEDLTFTSPFCLQVKRNDYVHALVAYFNIEFTRCHKRTGFSTSPESPYTHWKQTVFYMEDYLTVKTGEEIFGTIGMRPNAKNNRDLDFTIDLDFKGQLCELSCSTDYRMR; the protein is encoded by the exons ATGGCGGCAGCCGAGGCCGCGAACTGCATCATGGAG gtctcctgtggcCAGGCAGAAAGCAGCGAGAAGCCCAACGCTGAGGACATGACGTCCAAAGATTACTACTTTGACTCCTACGCTCACTTCGGCATCCACGAG gaaatgctgaaagatgaGGTCCGCACCCTCACATACCGCAACTCCATGTTTCACAACCGGCACCTTTTCAAAGACAAGGTGGTGCTGGACGTGGGCTCGGGTACAGGGATCCTCTGCATGTTTGCCGCCAAGGCTGGGGCCCGCAAGGTCATCGGG ATCGAGTGTTCCAGTATCTCTGATTATGCGGTGAAGATCGTCAAAGCCAACAAGTTAGACCATG TGGTGACCATCATCAAGGGGAAGGTGGAGGAGGTGGAGCTCCCAGTGGAGAAGGTGGACATCATCATCAGCGAGTGGATGGGCTACTGCCTCTTCTACGAGTCGATGCTCAACACTGTGCTCTATGCCCGAGACAAGTGGCTG GCACCCGATGGCCTCATCTTCCCAGATCGAGCCACGCTGTACGTGACGGCCATCGAGGACCGGCAGTACAAAGACTACAAGATCCACT GGTGGGAGAATGTGTACGGCTTCGACATGTCTTGCATCAAAGACGTGGCCATCAAGGAGCCCCTGGTGGATGTGGTGGACCCCAAGCAGCTGGTCACCAATGCCTGCCTCATCAAG GAGGTGGACATCTACACAGTCAAGGTGGAAGACCTGACCTTCACCTCCCCCTTCTGCCTGCAAGTGAAGCGGAACGACTACGTGCACGCCCTGGTGGCCTACTTCAACATCGAGTTCACCCGCTGCCACAAGAGGACCGGCTTCTCCACCA gccccgAGTCCCCCTACACTCACTGGAAGCAGACAGTGTTCTACATGGAGGACTACCTGACGGTGAAGACAGGCGAGGAGATCTTTGGCACCATTGGCATGCGGCCCAACGCCAAGAACAAC CGTGACCTGGACTTCACCATCGACCTGGACTTCAAGGGCCAGCTGTGTGAGCTCTCCTGCTCCACTGACTACCGGATGCGCTGA
- the PRMT1 gene encoding protein arginine N-methyltransferase 1 isoform X1, with protein sequence MAAAEAANCIMENFVATLANGMSLQPPLEEVSCGQAESSEKPNAEDMTSKDYYFDSYAHFGIHEEMLKDEVRTLTYRNSMFHNRHLFKDKVVLDVGSGTGILCMFAAKAGARKVIGIECSSISDYAVKIVKANKLDHVVTIIKGKVEEVELPVEKVDIIISEWMGYCLFYESMLNTVLYARDKWLAPDGLIFPDRATLYVTAIEDRQYKDYKIHWWENVYGFDMSCIKDVAIKEPLVDVVDPKQLVTNACLIKEVDIYTVKVEDLTFTSPFCLQVKRNDYVHALVAYFNIEFTRCHKRTGFSTSPESPYTHWKQTVFYMEDYLTVKTGEEIFGTIGMRPNAKNNRDLDFTIDLDFKGQLCELSCSTDYRMR encoded by the exons ATGGCGGCAGCCGAGGCCGCGAACTGCATCATGGAG AATTTTGTAGCCACCTTGGCTAATGGGATGAGCCTCCAGCCGCCTCTTGAAGAA gtctcctgtggcCAGGCAGAAAGCAGCGAGAAGCCCAACGCTGAGGACATGACGTCCAAAGATTACTACTTTGACTCCTACGCTCACTTCGGCATCCACGAG gaaatgctgaaagatgaGGTCCGCACCCTCACATACCGCAACTCCATGTTTCACAACCGGCACCTTTTCAAAGACAAGGTGGTGCTGGACGTGGGCTCGGGTACAGGGATCCTCTGCATGTTTGCCGCCAAGGCTGGGGCCCGCAAGGTCATCGGG ATCGAGTGTTCCAGTATCTCTGATTATGCGGTGAAGATCGTCAAAGCCAACAAGTTAGACCATG TGGTGACCATCATCAAGGGGAAGGTGGAGGAGGTGGAGCTCCCAGTGGAGAAGGTGGACATCATCATCAGCGAGTGGATGGGCTACTGCCTCTTCTACGAGTCGATGCTCAACACTGTGCTCTATGCCCGAGACAAGTGGCTG GCACCCGATGGCCTCATCTTCCCAGATCGAGCCACGCTGTACGTGACGGCCATCGAGGACCGGCAGTACAAAGACTACAAGATCCACT GGTGGGAGAATGTGTACGGCTTCGACATGTCTTGCATCAAAGACGTGGCCATCAAGGAGCCCCTGGTGGATGTGGTGGACCCCAAGCAGCTGGTCACCAATGCCTGCCTCATCAAG GAGGTGGACATCTACACAGTCAAGGTGGAAGACCTGACCTTCACCTCCCCCTTCTGCCTGCAAGTGAAGCGGAACGACTACGTGCACGCCCTGGTGGCCTACTTCAACATCGAGTTCACCCGCTGCCACAAGAGGACCGGCTTCTCCACCA gccccgAGTCCCCCTACACTCACTGGAAGCAGACAGTGTTCTACATGGAGGACTACCTGACGGTGAAGACAGGCGAGGAGATCTTTGGCACCATTGGCATGCGGCCCAACGCCAAGAACAAC CGTGACCTGGACTTCACCATCGACCTGGACTTCAAGGGCCAGCTGTGTGAGCTCTCCTGCTCCACTGACTACCGGATGCGCTGA